A single genomic interval of Triticum dicoccoides isolate Atlit2015 ecotype Zavitan unplaced genomic scaffold, WEW_v2.0 scaffold104531, whole genome shotgun sequence harbors:
- the LOC119342777 gene encoding alpha/beta-gliadin-like, whose amino-acid sequence MKTFLILALLAIVATTATTAVRVPVPQLQPQNPSQQQPQQQVPLVQQQQFLGQQQPFPPQQPYPQPQPFPSQQPYLQLQPFPQLQLPYSQPQPFRPQQPYPQPQYSQPQQPISQQQQQQQQQQQQQQQQQEQQILQQILQQQLIPCMDVVLQQHNIAHGRSQVLQQSTYQLLQELCCQHLWQIPEQSQCQAIHNVVHAIILHQQKKQQQQLSSQVSFQQPQQQYPLGQGSFRPSQQNSQAQGSVQPQQLPQFEEIRNLALQTLPAMCNVYIPPYCTIAPFGIFGTN is encoded by the coding sequence ATGAAGACCTTTCTCATCCTTGCCCTCCTTGCTATCGTGGCGACCACCGCCACAACTGCAGTTAGAGTTCCAGTGCCACAATTGCAGCCACAAAATCCATCTCAGCAACAGCCACAACAGCAAGTTCCATTGGTACAACAACAACAATTTCTAGGGCAGCAACAACCATTTCCACCACAACAACCATATCCACAGCCGCAACCATTTCCATCACAACAACCATATCTGCAACTGCAACCATTTCCGCAGCTGCAACTACCATATTCGCAACCACAACCATTTCGACCACAACAACCATATCCACAACCACAGTATTCGCAACCACAACAACCAAtttcacagcagcagcagcagcagcaacaacaacaacaacaacaacaacaacaacaagaacaacaaatcCTTCAACAAATTTTGCAACAACAACTGATTCCATGCATGGATGTTGTATTGCAGCAACACAACATAGCGCATGGAAGATCACAAGTTTTGCAACAAAGTACTTACCAGCTGTTGCAAGAATTGTGTTGTCAGCACCTATGGCAGATCCCTGAGCAGTCGCAGTGCCAGGCCATCCACAATGTTGTTCATGCTATTATTCTGCATCaacaaaaaaaacaacaacaacaactatcgAGCCAGGTCTCCTTCCAACAGCCTCAGCAACAATATCCATTAGGCCAGGGCTCCTTCCGGCCATCTCAGCAAAACTCACAGGCCCAGGgctctgtccagcctcaacaactgCCCCAGTTCGAGGAAATAAGGAACCTAGCGCTACAGACGCTACCTGCAATGTGCAATGTCTACATCCCTCCATATTGCACCATCGCGCCATTTGGCATCTTCGGTACTAACTGA